The DNA segment CCCGACCTCCATCAGGTCCGCCGCGTGGGCCTTCGGGATCACCAGCGCGTGCCCCCGGGTCGCGGGGTTGATGTCCATGAAGGCGAGCGCCCGCTCGGTCTCGGCGATCTGCAGGGACGGCAGGTCGCCGGAGACGATGGCACAGAAGATGCAGGTCATGGCCGTGAGCATAGGGTGTGCGCCATGGCCGCGCCCTTGAAGGAACAGTACGGTCCGCAAGTGGTCGCCCGTCTGGCGGACACCCTGCCTGTGGATCGCCGCGACTTCCTCGCCGAGTGCCTTGACGGCTTCGAGGACCTCGGCCTCATGGACCGCGCCCGACAGGTCGCGGCCGTGATGCACGACCATCTCGACCCCGACCCGGCAACCGCGGTGCGGCAGGTGCATGCGGCCATCGGAAGTCGGCGCGAGCCCGGCATTGCGGCGTTCTTCTACAACCCGCACTCGATGTTCATCAGCACCTACGGTTTGCCCGTCTTCGAGGAGTCCCTGGCTGCGAGCTACGACCTCACGAAGGTCTTCACCGCGGAGTTCTGCATCCGGCCGTTCATCGTGGAGCATCCGCAGACCATGATCAGGCTGAGGCAGTGGAGCCACGACCCCGATGAGCACGTGCGGAAGGACGACCCCTCCGACTATGTGCTGCGGTCGGTGGGCAACAACCTCAACGACATCGCCAAGGACCACCCGCAGCGCGCTGTCGAGGTCGCGGCGACGTGGATGCCAGGGCGACGACGGCTGGTACGCCGGGGCCTGCGGACGCTGGTCAAGGCCGGCGATCCGGCCGCGCTGGCAGTGCTGGGCTACGAGCCGTTAGAGGTGGCCGCGCGCGCAGATCTGCCCCGGGAGATCGCCATCGGCGAAACCTTGCGCCTGGCCATCGAGTTGTCCGGCCGCGGCCGGGCCCTGGTCGACATCGTCGTGCACTTCGTCAAGGCCAACGGGTCCACCTCCCGCAAGGTGTTCACCGGCGGCGAGTTCGCTCTCGACGGCACGGCGACGATCCGCCGGTCGATCAGTTTCGCCCAGCACAGCACGCGGCGTCACTATCCCGGAGCGCATCGGATCGGGGTGATCATCAACGGCGTGGAGAAGGAGATCGGTACGGTTGCTGTGGTTTGATCACCCGTAACGGGTGATCCGTGCGCCCAGCGGTCACGTCAGGATAGTTTGGGAGGTCCGACATGAGCGACGTCGCAGGAACGCCGGAACAATCCGAGGTCCGTCGACTGCAGCAGCAGGTCGCCGACCTGGAGAGGCAATTGGGTAACGCGCAGCCGACGCCGAAACCGAAGCGCTACTGGGTGCGCACCTTCTGGTCCACGGTGCTGATCGTAACCGCGTGTCTACTCGCACCCCTTTCGATGGTCTCGGTGTGGGCGCGCGGCGAGGTCACCGACACCGACCGGTACGTGCAAACCGTCGCGCCCCTGGCACAGGACCCGGCGATCCAGCAGGCCGTCACCAACCGGATCACCGAGCAGATCTTCACCTACGTGGATGTGCAGGCGCTGACCAGCGACGCGGTGTCGACCATCTCGGCGAACCGCAGCCTGACTCCACAGCAGACCGCCGCCCTGCAGGCGCTGGCCGGTCCCATCTCCCAGGGCGTCCAGTCGTACACCGAGGACGCAGTGGCCAAAGTCGTCCAATCCGAGCAGTTCGAGGCCGCATGGCTCGAGGCAAACACCCTGGTGCACCAACGGCTCAACGAGGCACTCAGCGGCCAGAACACCGACCGTGCATTGCAGGTACAGAACAACCAAGTGGTTCTCGACCTGGGCAATCTCGTCAACCAAGTCAAGGAATTGCTGATCAGCAAGGGCTTCACGGTCGCCGAGAAGATCCCCACCACCGATGCCACCATCGTGCTCTTCAATGTCCCCAACGCCTCTGCGCTCCAGACCGGGTACAACGTCCTGAACACGGTTGGCTTCTGGCTGCCACTGATCGCCATCGCGCTGGCCGTCCTGGGTGTCTTCGTGGCCCGCACCCCGCGCAAGGCCCTGGCCTGGTTCGGATTCGGCCTGATGCTCGCCATGGCGGTGGGCGCCGGGATGCTCGCGTTCGGCCGCATGACCTACCTGAACGACTTGCCCGCCACCGTGGACACTGCGGCCGCCACGGCCTTCTTCGATCAGTTCACCGTGTTCCTCAAGCAAGCCATG comes from the Micrococcales bacterium genome and includes:
- a CDS encoding DNA alkylation repair protein, producing MAAPLKEQYGPQVVARLADTLPVDRRDFLAECLDGFEDLGLMDRARQVAAVMHDHLDPDPATAVRQVHAAIGSRREPGIAAFFYNPHSMFISTYGLPVFEESLAASYDLTKVFTAEFCIRPFIVEHPQTMIRLRQWSHDPDEHVRKDDPSDYVLRSVGNNLNDIAKDHPQRAVEVAATWMPGRRRLVRRGLRTLVKAGDPAALAVLGYEPLEVAARADLPREIAIGETLRLAIELSGRGRALVDIVVHFVKANGSTSRKVFTGGEFALDGTATIRRSISFAQHSTRRHYPGAHRIGVIINGVEKEIGTVAVV